The stretch of DNA CGTTCTTCGGTGACCGCACGTTCGGCTTCCCGGTCCCGATCCCGGCGCAGCTGTTCGGCCTGCCGCAGGCGCAGCCGCACCACGTGACCGGCGGTCAGCGCGATCGCCGCCTGCGTCGTGCCGAACAGCACGGCGGAGGGCATCAGGTCGGCGGGCGTACCGACAGCAGCCCCGGTGTAGATCACCGCGGTGGCGACCCCGGTGCCCGCGGCGGCCAGCGGAAACGGTTTGTGCACTCCGACCGTGTAAGCCGCCAGCAGCGGCCCGATCACGCCGAGGGAGGTCTTGCAGCCGATTCCGTAGAACACCGCGAGGGCCACCGTCACCACCAGCAGCACCCCGAGCGGGAACTTCCGGCGCAGCACCAGCGGCACACCGCTGAGCAAGACCAGCACGTGGGCCAGCGCTCCGGCCGCACCGCTTTCGACCACGTCTTCCGGGCCGATCGCCACGACTACCACGAAGGCCATGGCCAGCGCGAAGTCCGCGAGCAGCGGGTGCCGATGCAGCCAGCCGGTCAGGATCGCGGCCGGGCCTCGGGAATGCTCGGTGGGCAGGTGGAGATGACCACCCCCGGGGGCCACCCCCACCTCTGCCTCCCCGTGCACATCATGCGGCCGCACCCTCTTCGGCATCGCGCACAATGATGCGCTCGCCCAAGTTAGTGATCACGGCCGGTGCCGGTCGACAAACCAGCGGTGGAGATACCGGGTAAACCTTCGCGGTATTCCCACCGGCGGGCGCGGGAGTGGCAGGCTCGGCTCCGGCCGCTGGGAATCCCCGAGCCGCCGCGGAAGTTGAACGGATCGCGGCGGACATCGTCCGGCGATTACCCCGCAGGACCGGCGAACCAAACGCGCAGCGGCCCGAACACCGACCCGACCGGCCCCGGCACGCACCCGACAGCACAGGATGGACATGCCCCACTTCGACCTGGTCATCATCGGCAGCGGCTCCGGCAACTCGATCGCCGACGAGCGGTTCGCCGACTGGAACGTCGCGTTCGTGGAGAAGGGCATCGGCAGCGCCTCCTCCTACGGCGGGACCTGCCTGAACGTGGGCTGCATCCCGACGAAGATGCTGGTGCACACCGCCGACGTCGCCGCGGCACCCGGCGCCGGGAGCAGGCTCGGGGTCGACCTCGAACTGCGGGACGTGCGCTGGCGCGACATCCGGGACCGGATCTTCGGCCGGATCGACGCGATCTCCGACGGCGGCAGGCGCTACCGCGCAGCGGGCAGCGACAACGTGACGCTGTTCGAGGGCGAGGCGCGGTTCACCGGTATCAAGCAACTCACCGTCGAGACCGCGGACGGGCCCGAGACGCTGACCGCCGACCGGTTCGTGGTCGCCGCGGGCGGGCGGCCGACGACTCCGGACATCCCCGGCATCGACGACACCGGTTTCCACACCAGCGACAGCGTGATGCGGCTGGACGCGCTGCCGCCCCGGATGATCATCCTCGGCACCGGGTTCGTCGGCGCCGAGTTCGCGCACGTGTTCTCCGCGCTGGGCGTCGAGGTCACCGTGATCGGGCGATCCGGGCGGCTGCTGCGCGCCGAGGACGTCGACGTCTCGGAGCGGTTCACCGAGCTGGCCGCCGAACGCTGGGACGTGCGGCTGAACCGCAAGGCGCTCGCGGCCGAACGAGACGGCGACGTCGTGCGGCTGCACCTGGAAGGCCCGGACGGCGCGGAAACCGTCGAGGCCGAGCAGTTGCTGGTAGCCGTCGGCCGCGAACCCAACAGCGACCTGATCGATGCCGAGACCGGCGGGCTGCGGCTGCGCGCCGACCGCAAGATCGAGGTCGACTCCCGGCAGCGGACCTCCGTGGACGGGGTGTGGGCGCTGGGCGACATCAGCTCCGATCACGAGCTCAAGCACGTCGCCAACCACGAGATGCGGGTCGTGCAGCACAACCTGCTGCACCCGGACGAGCAGATCGAGTCCGACCACGCGCACGTGCCGCACGCGGTGTTCTCCGCGCCGCAGATCGCCGCGGTCGGGCTCACCGAGCAGGACGCCCAGGCGCACGGCGTCGAGTACGTCAGCAAGGTCCAGGAGTACGGCGCGATCGCCTACGGCTGGGCGATGGAGGACACCACCGGTTTCGCCAAGCTGCTCGCCGACCCGGCGAGCGGCCGGATCCTCGGCGCGCACATCATCGGGCCGCAGGCCCCGACGCTGCTGCAACCGCTGGTGCAGGCGATGGAGTTCGGCCTGGACGCCCGCCGGATGGCGCGCGGCCAGTACTGGATCCACCCGGCGATGCCGGAACTGCTGGAGAACGCGCTGCTCGGCCTGCCGCTCGCGGAATGACCCGGTCGCGAGGAGTGCCGTTGCGCCTGCTGCTGATCGCGGACACGCACCTGCCCAAACGGGCCAAGGCGCTGCCGGACGAGGTGTGGTCGCAGGTCGATGCGGCCGACGTGGTCTTCCACGCCGGTGACTGGGTCGAGCCCTACCTGCTCGACGAGCTGGCCGAGCGCAGCGCGCGGCTGATCGGCGTCCACGGCAACAACGACGGCGACGAGTTGCGGCGCCGGTTGCCGGAGGTGGCACGCGCGGAACTCGGTGGGCTGCGGTTCGCGATGGTGCACGAGACCGGCGCAGCGCAAGGCAGGGAGCGGCGTTGCGACAAGGCGTACCCGGACGTCGACGTGCTGGTGTTCGGGCACAGCCACATCCCGTGGGACAGCGTGACGCCGGCCGGGATGCGGCTGCTCAACCCCGGTTCGCCGACGGATCGGCGGCGGCAACCGCATTGCACCTACCTGACCGCCGACCTCACCGCCGGCGGCCTCGGCGAGGTGCAGCTGCACCGGCTGCCCGGGCGCGGGTGAGCCGCCCGTCCGGATCGTGCGGGTTCAGATCGTTCGGGGCCGCCCGGCCAGGAATCCGATCACGGTCTGCGCGGTGATGAAGCCGAGCACGGCGGTCAGCGAGGCCGACCAGCTGCCGGTGATCTCGTGCAGCACGCCGAACAGGAACGGGCCCACCGAGGCGACGACGTAGCCGATGCTCTGCGACATGGCCGACAACTGGCCGGTGTCGGCGGTGTTGGTGGTGCGCAGCGAGATCAGCGCCAGTGCGAGCGAGATCGCGCTCACGCTCACGCCGATCAGCAGCGCCCACAGCAGCGGCGCCGCCAGCGGTGCGAGCAGCAACCCGAGCACACCGGCCAGCGGCGGCACCCCCATCAGCACCGCCCACCAGGACTGCCCGCGGGTCCGGGTCACGAGCGGCGGCAGCACCATGTTGATCGGCACGCCGACCAGCAGCAGCACCCCCATCAGCACGCCGACCGTGGTCGCGTCCATCCCGGCGCCCTTGAACACCTCGGGCAGCCAGCCCATCACGATGTACGCGGTGGTCGACTGCAGGCCGAAATAGCCGGTGACCAGCCAGGCGAGCGGGCTGCGCAGCATCGAACGCATGCCGGTCCCGGGCTCGGCCGCGGCCACCGTCCTGCCGGTGCGGCGACTGCCGGGCACCCACACGAGCAGCGCCGCCAGCGCCAGCACCATCCAGGTCGCCAGCGCTAGCCGCCAGCTGCCGACGAGCGAGTCCAGCCAGGGCGTGACCGCCGATCCGGCGGCACTGCCTGCGGCCAGCGCCGTCGTGTACAGCCCGGTCGCGGCGCCGACCCGGTTCGGGAAGGACTCCTTGACCACCACCGGGATCAGCACGTTGCACATCGCGATCGCCACGCAGGCCAGCACGGTCCCGCCCAGCAGCACCCACGATCCGCCGAGCACGCGGACCACCAGCGAGACCGTCAGCAACGCCAGCGAACCGCCGACGACGGGGTTCATGCCCCAACGCCGGGACAGCACCGGTGCGGCCAGCGCCGCGACACCGAAGCACAGCGTGGGCACCGCGGTCACGACGCTGGCCCACGTGCTGCTCGCGCCGACCGAGTCGCGCACTTCGCCGAGGATCGAGCTGAGGCTGGTCACGGCGGGACGCATGTTCGCCGAGGCCAGCGCCACTCCCGCCAGCAGCAGCGCGCCTCCTGCCAACGCGCGGTGCCGGGTGTTGACCACGTTCTCCGCGGCGCCCTCGTTCGGCAGCGCTTCGGCCCGGGACAGCGGTCCGGAACCGTCGGTGGTGCTGGCATCCTGGGCCGCCACGTCGCGGTTCCCGCGATCGTGGGCGTGCTGGGTGTGCGACTCGGCAGACATCGCCACCTATTCTGTCAAACGTAGGATGTTCGGACGAAAGGATGTCCCCTTGCCTCTGGTCAACACCCAGCGAACCGGGTTGGTCGACCAGGTCATCGCGCAGATGCGCGAACTGGTCAGCTCCGGCGAGTGGCCGCTCGGCCGGCGCATCCCCACCGAGGCCGAACTGGTCACCGCGCTCGGCGTCGGCCGCAACACCGTCCGCGAGGCGGTGCGCGCGCTCGCGCACGCGGGACTGCTCGAGGTCCGGCAGGGCGACGGCACGTTCGTCCGGGCCACCAACGAGCTCTCCGGCGCGGTGCGCAGGCTGTACGGCTCGGAACTGCGCCAGATCCTGGAAGTGCGCCGCGCGCTGGAAGTGGAAGCCGCCCGGCTGGCCGCCACCGCCCGCACCGACGAGGACCTCGCGGAGCTGGAAACCCTGCTGGCCGCCCGCGACGAGGCCGCGGCAGGCCGGGACCGCGAACACTTCAGCGCCGCCGACACCCGGTTCCACCTGCGGATGGTGGCCGCCTCGCACAACCCGGTGCTGATCGGGCTCTACGACGGGGTCAGCGAGGCGGTGCAGTCCAGCGTGGCGACCACGCACGACCCGGCGCAGCCGCCGCCCGTGTCGCACACCGCGCTGCTCGACGCGGTGCGCGCGGGCGAACCGGAGCGGGCCGCGGGCGAGGCTTGCGGGTTCCTGGAAGAACTGCTGGCGGAGATCGGCGCTCAGCCGGAGCAGCCGGCGTCCCCGTAGTCCAGCTGCCCCCAATCGGGCTGCCCGTAGTCGGTGCCCACGTCGAAGACCTCGCCGGCCGCTTCACCACCGACGGGCGCCGTCCGCGGAATCGGCACGTCGCAGCACCGCCGACGGGGCACCGAACCGGGTGATCACGATCTCCTCGCCGGACTCGGCCCGGTCGAGCAGCTCGGGCAGCCGCGCCTGCGCTTCCTCCGCGGAGAATCGGGTGCTCATGACGCAGACGCTACGCCCGTGGAGATCCTCCCGGCACCGCATTCGGTCCGATCACCGGCATCCCGGCGGGCGCACCGCCGTCGAGCAGCTTGCGCAGCGCACCGGTGTCCAGGTGCCGCTCGACCAGATCGCCGAGCAGGTCGAGCTGGGCTTCGCGCAGCGCGGCGAACGAGGTGCCCGCGGCGACGGCGAACCCGTCCCGGCCGGACCGCTCGGCCGCGAACGCGAGGAACCGGCGGCGGAACGCGTCGTTCTCGAACAGCCCGTGCCAGTGCGTGCCGCCGACCGACCCGGCCAACGCGCCCTCCGGAACACCTTCGTCCGAGGTCAACAGCGGTTCCAGCGCGTCGCCCCTGCGCACCGGCAGGCCGTGGTGGATCTCGTAGCCGGAAACGGGTTCGCCGAACGCGGTGCCCGCGGGCCGCCGCAGCGTCTTCTCCGGCGCGAACTCGATCTCCAGGTCCAGCAGGCCGAGGCCGTCGACTACTCCCCCACCGGATTCGACCTCGTCGACGATGCGCCCCGACAGCATCTGGAAACCGCCGCAGATGCCGAAGACCGGCAGTCCCGCCCGCGCGTGCGCGAGCACCGCGTCGGCCAGGCCGGTGCGGTGCAGCCAAGCCAGGTCCTCGACGGTCGCCTTCGACCCGGGCAGCACGACCAGATCCGCGTCGGTGAGCCGCGAAGGCTCGGTGACGAACCGGACGGCCACCCCCGGCTCCGCGGCCAGCGCCTCGATGTCGGTGGCGTTGGAGATGCGCGGCAGCTTCGGCACCGCGACCCGCAGCCACTGGTCACCGCGCGGCGGCTGCGGCCTGCCGACGACACCGTCGGCCACGTAGGACAGCGAATCCTCCGCGTCCAGCCACAACTCCTCGGCCCACGGCAGCACGCCCTGCACCGGACGGCCGGTCAGCGCCCGCACCTGTTCCAGACCGGGTTCCAGCAGCGCCGGATCGCCCCGGAACTTGTTGATCACGAACCCGCTGACCAGCGCTTGATCGGCGGCGTCCAGCAGCGCCAAGGTGCCGTAGAGCGAGGCGAACACCCCGCCGCGGTCGATGTCGCCGACCACCAGCACCGGTAGTTCCGCGGCCCGGGCCAAGCCCATGTTCGCGATGTCGGTGGCCCGCAGGTTGATCTCCGCGGGCGAGCCGGCGCCTTCGCAGATGACGTGGTCGTACTCGCCGCGCAGCTGCTCCAGCGTCGCCGCCACGGTTTCCAGCAGCGCGGCCTTGCGCTGCCGGTAGGACAGCGCGGTCACCGAACCGTCCGCCCGGCCCAGCACCACGACCTGCGAACTCCGGTCGCCGCCCGGCTTGAGCAGCACCGGGTTGTAGCGCACCGACGGCTCCAGCCCGCAGGCCGCGGACTGCACGGCCTGCGCCCGGCCGATCTCGCCGCCGTCCGGGCACACCACCGAGTTGTTCGACATGTTCTGCGCCTTGAACGGCGCCACCCGGGCCCCGGCGCGGGCCAGCCACCGGCAGATCCCGGCGACCACGACGCTCTTGCCCGCGTCCGAGGTGGTCCCGGCGACCAGCAGCCCGCTCACGGCAGGGTGAGGATCTCGTTGCCGTCCTCGGTGATCAGGATGGTGTGCTCGAACTGGGCGGTCCAGCTCTTGTCCCGGGTGGTCACCGTCCACTCGTCGTCCCACATGTCGTACTCGTGGGTGCCGAGGGTGATCATCGGCTCGATGGTGAACGTCATGCCCGGTTCCAGCACGGTCTGCACCGACGGCTCGTCGTAGTGCAGCACCACCAGGCCGCTGTGGAACGCGCGCCCGATGCCGTGCCCGGTGAAGTCGCGCACCACGCCGTAGCCGAAGCGCTTCGCGTAGGACTCGATGACCCGGCCGATGACGTTGAGCTGGCGCCCCGGCTTGGCCGCGCGGATGCCGCGCATCGTGGCCTCGTGGGTGCGCTCGACCAGCAGCTTCGCCTCCTCGGAGACGTCGCCTGCCAGGAAGGTGGCGTTGGTGTCGCCGTGCACGCCGCCGATGTAGCCGGTGACGTCGACGTTCACGATGTCGCCGTCCTCGATCACCGTCGAGTCCGGGATGCCGTGGCAGATCACCTCGTTCAGCGAGGTGCAGCAGGACTTCGGGAAACCGCGGTAGCCCAGCGTGGACGGGTAGGCGCCGTGGTCGACGAAGAACCGGTGCACCGCCTCGTCCACCTGGTCGGTGGTCGCGCCCGGCTGCACGGCCTTGCCCGCCTCTTCGAGCGCCTGCGCGGCGAGCTTGCAGGACTCCCGCATCGCGGCGATGACCTCGGGCGGCTGCACGTCCGGGTCGGTGTTGCGCTGCGGAGCGGGTTTGTCGACGTACTCGGGGCGCTGGATCGACGCCGGCACCGGCCGACGGGGGGTCTGCACTCCTGGCTGCAACGGGGCTCGTACCGGCATGTCCTCACTCTAGAACGTGCGGTCACGGCCCGGTGGCGGCCGGGGGCGCACCGGGTGAACGGACCGTTCGCCCGGGCAGCGCCGGGCACCCCTGGCGCTCTCCCAAGCGAACGGAGCACTGAGCGAACGGACCGTTCGACCAATCTAGTGGGACGAACAGGCCGTTCACTCCCGGCAGGAGCACTGCGTGAACGGACCGTTCGACCAGGCTATTGGGGCGAACGGTCCGTTCACTCCTGGGGAAGTGCTAGCGGATCAAGGGGTGTTGGTCAGGAAGTTGTTCGCCACGTCCACCGCGGGGGTGGAGGAGCCCGCGTCGGTCAGCAGCACCGCGAAGGCCATGTCGCCGCGGTAGCCGACGAACCAGCCGTGCGAGTGCGTGCCGTCGCCGAACTGCGCCGTGCCGGTCTTGCCGAACACCTCACCGGCACCTGCGACGCCCTTGGCCGTCCCGTCGGTGACGACCTCGCGCATCATCGGCCGCAGCTGCTCCACCGTCTGCGGCGACAGCGGCTGCGGAGTCGAATCGGCCTTAGTCTGCTCGCCCTGGATCAGCTTCGGCGTGGGCATCGAACCGTTCGCCACGCTGGCCGAGGCCAGCGCCATCCCGAACGGGCTGGTAAGCACCTGCCCCTGCCCGAAACCGTTGGACGCGCGGCCGGTGATGTTCTGCCCGGGCGGGGCCTGTCCGGTGATCGTGGTGGCACCCGGCATCACGAAGTCCACGCCGACGCCGAGCTGCTGGGCCGTGTTCGTCAGCGTCTGCGCGGGCATGTCCACGGCCAGCTGCGCGAACGTGGTGTTGCAGGACTTGGCGAAGGCGGTGTGCAGCGGCACCATGCCGAGCGCGAAGTTCTTGTCGTTCGGCACCGTGCGGCCGTCGAAGACCTTGCTCGCCGGGCAGTCCACCGGCTGGTCCTTGGTCACCTTGCCGGTTTCCAGCCCGGCCGCCGCGGTGGCGATCTTGAACGTGGAGCCGGGCGGGAACTGGCCGGTCAGCGCGAGCGAACCCTGCGCGTCGGCCGGGTCGTTCTGCGCCACCGCCAGCACGTCGCCGTTGGACGGCCGCATCGCCACGACCATCGCGGCCTGCGGCACCGGCTGCACCGCCTGCTCGGCGGCCCGCTGCACCTGATCGCTGAGCGTGGTGCTCACCTGCGCGACCGGTTTCGGCGCTTGCTCCTGGAGCACCTGGGCGGGGGCGCCGTCCGCGTTCGCGGTCGCCACGCTCCAACCGGTGCCCGCCTTGACCTGCTCGTCGGCCTGCTTGGACACACCGGAGAGCACCTGCGAGGCGTAGCCGCGTTCCGGGGTCACCAGCTGCTGCTTGGCCGGGAACTGCACCCCGGGCAGGTCGTAGATCGCCGGGCGCACCCGCTCGTAGTCGGCCTGCCGCAACGAGATCACCGAGTACGGCTGCCCGGGCTTGGTCTTCGCGGCACCGTCCAAGATGGACTGCTGGGAGATCTCCGGCTCCACCGGCTTGATGCCGTCCGCGAGCTGCGCGGCCACGCCGGGCAGGTCCCCGGCCGCCTGCGGGTCCAGGTTGACGTTGACGATCTGCTCCGGGGTCATCAACGGCTTGCCGTCGCGGTCGAGCACCGGCTCGGGCTGCGGCGGCTGCTCGTTGAGCGTCAGCGCCTGGCCCGGCCCGAGCTTGGGGTGCAGCACCGACGGCTCCCAGTGCACCTTGTAGCCCTGGTCGGTGTCGGCGAGGCGCATGTGGCCCTCGTACTCGAAAACCCGGCCGCCGCCGAGGTCCCAGGTCGCGTAGAACTTGACCGAGGCGGGGTTCGGGCCCTCGCCTTCGCTCACGTTGCGCACCTCGGTCCGCACGCCCTGCGGGTGCAAGTTGGTCCACGAGCGTTCAAGCGTCTGCTGCGCCTGTCCCGGCGCGTCGGTGCGCCCCGCGGCGGCCGCGGCGTCCCCGGCCGAGAGCGATCCGAGGAACGACGTGGCGACGTCATGGGCGGACGGGCCGGAGTCGAACGCGCCGCAGCCCGCGAGGGGCACCGCCAGCGCCAGCCCGGCCAGTGCGGTCACGGCTCGCGAGGTCCGCGGGTAGAAGATCCGGGAGGAAATCACGTGGGAAGTATGCCGAAGGGGTACGACCGTTCCGGGCGCCCACCCACCGTCAGATCATCCGGTCCCGGCACCGGCCGCAGGCGTTGAGCCGATCGTCGCCGGGCACTCCCGCTTCGCCTGGGCCGAACGGCGCAGCACAGCACCCGCCGGTACGCCTTGGTGCGGGGTCTCCCGCGGAAGAAAGGATTCAGAACAGCACCGTGCTGAACGTGCCCAGTTGGTGGAAGCCCACCTTGCCGTAGGCCACCCTCGCGGAGACGTTGAAGCCGTTCACGTACAGGCTCGCGGTGCGCCCCAGACCGCGCACGAGGCGGTCCGCGATGGCCGCCGTTCCCGCGGTGCCGAGCCCCGAGCTGCGCCGGTCCGGATGCACCCACACGCCCTGGATCTGCCCGACCGAGCGGGACATCGCCCCGATCTCGGCCTTGAACACGACCTCACCGCCGTCGAACCGGGCGAACGCGCGACCGGCGGCGATCAGCTCCGCAACGCGCGCCCGGTAGCCCGCGGCGCCGCCGTCGCGGGAGGGGTCGACGCCGACCTCCTCGGTGAACATCGCCACCGCCGCGGGCAGGTACCGGTCCAGCTCCTCCGGGCGCACCTGCCGGACCAGCGGATCCGGTCGCACCAGCGGCGGGCCGGACAGCACCATCAGCGGCTGCTGCTCACGCACCTCGCGCGCGGGGCCCCACTGCCCGGCGAGCTCGTCCCACAGCGCCAGCACCTGCTCGGACGGGCCGACCAGCGACGAGCACACCCGGCGGCGCCGCAGCACCCGATCGGCGAACGCGCGCATCGCCTCCGGGCCGCCAGCCAGCGGGATGAGGTTGACCCCGGAGAAGCACAGCCCGTCCAGCCCGCTGCCGTAGCCCCAGACCTCACCGCCCAACCGGCTCGGCCGCAGCCCGGCGGCTTCCACGCGGGAAGCGACCATGCAGGCCGCGACCGGGTCCCGCGCCAGCGCCGTGTGGACACTGGCCGCGTCCCGGTCCTCCAACAGGCGGGCACCGACGAGCTTGAGCACGGCTAAAAGAGTGCCAGAAGACCCCGCGTCCCGGCTCCCCTACCCGGTGTGCGCAGCGCAATCCGAACGTGGATCAGCCGACCGGCGCAGGTGCGGCCGACTGCACGCGCAGCAGTCGCCACCGTCCGTGTCGCCACCCACGTTCGATCGATCGGCGTCACCGCGACGGCGAATTGCTCCAGCGACCGGTTCAAAAACCAGCGCAACGGAACGGCCCCGCCGAGCAATGCACCTCGGCGGGGCCGTGCGGCAATGTCCGCGGGCGATGTCCGCGCAGCCGCGCGATCAACCGACGGTGACGACCGGGTCGCCTTCGCCTTCCGGAGTCTCCTCCATGTCCTCGGCGATGCGCTGCGCCTCTTCGATCAACGTCTCCACGATCTTCGCCTCCGGCACGGTCTTGATGACCTCGCCCTTGACGAAGATCTGGCCCTTGCCGTTGCCGGAGGCCACCCCGAGGTCGGCCTCCCTGGCCTCGCCCGGCCCGTTGACGACGCAGCCCATCACGGCCACCCGCAGCGGCACCTCCATGCCTTCCAGGCCCGCGGTGACCTCGTCGGCGAGCTTGTAGACGTCGACCTGCGCGCGGCCGCAGGACGGGCAGGAGACGATCTCCAGCTTGCGCGGGCGCAGGTTCAGCGAC from Saccharopolyspora sp. SCSIO 74807 encodes:
- a CDS encoding metallophosphoesterase, whose amino-acid sequence is MRLLLIADTHLPKRAKALPDEVWSQVDAADVVFHAGDWVEPYLLDELAERSARLIGVHGNNDGDELRRRLPEVARAELGGLRFAMVHETGAAQGRERRCDKAYPDVDVLVFGHSHIPWDSVTPAGMRLLNPGSPTDRRRQPHCTYLTADLTAGGLGEVQLHRLPGRG
- a CDS encoding FadR/GntR family transcriptional regulator, whose protein sequence is MPLVNTQRTGLVDQVIAQMRELVSSGEWPLGRRIPTEAELVTALGVGRNTVREAVRALAHAGLLEVRQGDGTFVRATNELSGAVRRLYGSELRQILEVRRALEVEAARLAATARTDEDLAELETLLAARDEAAAGRDREHFSAADTRFHLRMVAASHNPVLIGLYDGVSEAVQSSVATTHDPAQPPPVSHTALLDAVRAGEPERAAGEACGFLEELLAEIGAQPEQPASP
- a CDS encoding GNAT family N-acetyltransferase: MLKLVGARLLEDRDAASVHTALARDPVAACMVASRVEAAGLRPSRLGGEVWGYGSGLDGLCFSGVNLIPLAGGPEAMRAFADRVLRRRRVCSSLVGPSEQVLALWDELAGQWGPAREVREQQPLMVLSGPPLVRPDPLVRQVRPEELDRYLPAAVAMFTEEVGVDPSRDGGAAGYRARVAELIAAGRAFARFDGGEVVFKAEIGAMSRSVGQIQGVWVHPDRRSSGLGTAGTAAIADRLVRGLGRTASLYVNGFNVSARVAYGKVGFHQLGTFSTVLF
- a CDS encoding penicillin-binding transpeptidase domain-containing protein; the protein is MISSRIFYPRTSRAVTALAGLALAVPLAGCGAFDSGPSAHDVATSFLGSLSAGDAAAAAGRTDAPGQAQQTLERSWTNLHPQGVRTEVRNVSEGEGPNPASVKFYATWDLGGGRVFEYEGHMRLADTDQGYKVHWEPSVLHPKLGPGQALTLNEQPPQPEPVLDRDGKPLMTPEQIVNVNLDPQAAGDLPGVAAQLADGIKPVEPEISQQSILDGAAKTKPGQPYSVISLRQADYERVRPAIYDLPGVQFPAKQQLVTPERGYASQVLSGVSKQADEQVKAGTGWSVATANADGAPAQVLQEQAPKPVAQVSTTLSDQVQRAAEQAVQPVPQAAMVVAMRPSNGDVLAVAQNDPADAQGSLALTGQFPPGSTFKIATAAAGLETGKVTKDQPVDCPASKVFDGRTVPNDKNFALGMVPLHTAFAKSCNTTFAQLAVDMPAQTLTNTAQQLGVGVDFVMPGATTITGQAPPGQNITGRASNGFGQGQVLTSPFGMALASASVANGSMPTPKLIQGEQTKADSTPQPLSPQTVEQLRPMMREVVTDGTAKGVAGAGEVFGKTGTAQFGDGTHSHGWFVGYRGDMAFAVLLTDAGSSTPAVDVANNFLTNTP
- a CDS encoding cobyric acid synthase, with product MSGLLVAGTTSDAGKSVVVAGICRWLARAGARVAPFKAQNMSNNSVVCPDGGEIGRAQAVQSAACGLEPSVRYNPVLLKPGGDRSSQVVVLGRADGSVTALSYRQRKAALLETVAATLEQLRGEYDHVICEGAGSPAEINLRATDIANMGLARAAELPVLVVGDIDRGGVFASLYGTLALLDAADQALVSGFVINKFRGDPALLEPGLEQVRALTGRPVQGVLPWAEELWLDAEDSLSYVADGVVGRPQPPRGDQWLRVAVPKLPRISNATDIEALAAEPGVAVRFVTEPSRLTDADLVVLPGSKATVEDLAWLHRTGLADAVLAHARAGLPVFGICGGFQMLSGRIVDEVESGGGVVDGLGLLDLEIEFAPEKTLRRPAGTAFGEPVSGYEIHHGLPVRRGDALEPLLTSDEGVPEGALAGSVGGTHWHGLFENDAFRRRFLAFAAERSGRDGFAVAAGTSFAALREAQLDLLGDLVERHLDTGALRKLLDGGAPAGMPVIGPNAVPGGSPRA
- a CDS encoding histidine kinase — its product is MPKRVRPHDVHGEAEVGVAPGGGHLHLPTEHSRGPAAILTGWLHRHPLLADFALAMAFVVVVAIGPEDVVESGAAGALAHVLVLLSGVPLVLRRKFPLGVLLVVTVALAVFYGIGCKTSLGVIGPLLAAYTVGVHKPFPLAAAGTGVATAVIYTGAAVGTPADLMPSAVLFGTTQAAIALTAGHVVRLRLRQAEQLRRDRDREAERAVTEERMRIAHELHDVVAHHLSVVSVQAGLARYVFDSDRETARDALGTISTAARGSLDELARLLSVLRPQAEDGPADADRFHPQPGLADLPALVESIRAAGVQVELSSEGEPRPLSPGAELCAYRIAQEALTNVLKHAPDSAVAVVLRHQGEQLELLVSNSAAAAPASAGSSGHGLIGMCERAKMYGGTVESGPRREGGFQVVLRLPRRREEH
- the map gene encoding type I methionyl aminopeptidase, translated to MPVRAPLQPGVQTPRRPVPASIQRPEYVDKPAPQRNTDPDVQPPEVIAAMRESCKLAAQALEEAGKAVQPGATTDQVDEAVHRFFVDHGAYPSTLGYRGFPKSCCTSLNEVICHGIPDSTVIEDGDIVNVDVTGYIGGVHGDTNATFLAGDVSEEAKLLVERTHEATMRGIRAAKPGRQLNVIGRVIESYAKRFGYGVVRDFTGHGIGRAFHSGLVVLHYDEPSVQTVLEPGMTFTIEPMITLGTHEYDMWDDEWTVTTRDKSWTAQFEHTILITEDGNEILTLP
- a CDS encoding mycothione reductase translates to MPHFDLVIIGSGSGNSIADERFADWNVAFVEKGIGSASSYGGTCLNVGCIPTKMLVHTADVAAAPGAGSRLGVDLELRDVRWRDIRDRIFGRIDAISDGGRRYRAAGSDNVTLFEGEARFTGIKQLTVETADGPETLTADRFVVAAGGRPTTPDIPGIDDTGFHTSDSVMRLDALPPRMIILGTGFVGAEFAHVFSALGVEVTVIGRSGRLLRAEDVDVSERFTELAAERWDVRLNRKALAAERDGDVVRLHLEGPDGAETVEAEQLLVAVGREPNSDLIDAETGGLRLRADRKIEVDSRQRTSVDGVWALGDISSDHELKHVANHEMRVVQHNLLHPDEQIESDHAHVPHAVFSAPQIAAVGLTEQDAQAHGVEYVSKVQEYGAIAYGWAMEDTTGFAKLLADPASGRILGAHIIGPQAPTLLQPLVQAMEFGLDARRMARGQYWIHPAMPELLENALLGLPLAE
- a CDS encoding MFS transporter encodes the protein MSAESHTQHAHDRGNRDVAAQDASTTDGSGPLSRAEALPNEGAAENVVNTRHRALAGGALLLAGVALASANMRPAVTSLSSILGEVRDSVGASSTWASVVTAVPTLCFGVAALAAPVLSRRWGMNPVVGGSLALLTVSLVVRVLGGSWVLLGGTVLACVAIAMCNVLIPVVVKESFPNRVGAATGLYTTALAAGSAAGSAVTPWLDSLVGSWRLALATWMVLALAALLVWVPGSRRTGRTVAAAEPGTGMRSMLRSPLAWLVTGYFGLQSTTAYIVMGWLPEVFKGAGMDATTVGVLMGVLLLVGVPINMVLPPLVTRTRGQSWWAVLMGVPPLAGVLGLLLAPLAAPLLWALLIGVSVSAISLALALISLRTTNTADTGQLSAMSQSIGYVVASVGPFLFGVLHEITGSWSASLTAVLGFITAQTVIGFLAGRPRTI
- a CDS encoding type II toxin-antitoxin system prevent-host-death family antitoxin, producing MSTRFSAEEAQARLPELLDRAESGEEIVITRFGAPSAVLRRADSADGARRW